The following are encoded together in the Zingiber officinale cultivar Zhangliang chromosome 8A, Zo_v1.1, whole genome shotgun sequence genome:
- the LOC122009903 gene encoding pentatricopeptide repeat-containing protein At1g05670, mitochondrial-like — protein sequence MLCRAAAESQRSIFPIVYRRLLSGRRHSRPIDSLTTSIRPFPEYSPKKPSIHDADLVRSVVTALKQRRLEPASEVLGHFATGFRPDHLIWSLPNLRSDPDLALALLDWFRSCRGPVPAEALAIGAHLSVVSADLSGARRLLRDGLLSYRNFVGRVIYTYKYWSSTPAVYDLLFRAIVDINRLDEARALFRHLVTYGIIVSSDSCNALLARLTLDHLQSTFAEFQELGLRWDSKSHNILIHSLCCAGKTQEAHEVLLGMKGNADASPDVITFSTLIQGYCNEGELPRAMELFEEMSNKGLAANAFTYNSIITLLCKDGKLVDADRMFVEMLHRGVAPDRAIYTTLINGYSKIGNLNAVYRLVEEMKKSQLVPDAMTYTSVIYGLARSGKMAEANKMLQEMINRGWNPDEVTYTALIDGYGKEGKIKDAFYLHNEMLRAGYVPNVVTYTALADGLCKHGEVEAANELLHEVSGKGLELNEFTYNSLIYGLCKVGNIEQAVQIMVDMEAAGLRPDAYPYTTLMDAYCKSGNMDQAHNLLREMLDRGIQPTIVTFNVLMNGFCTAGLLEDGRRLLEWMVKKSIMPNTTTYNSLMKQYSMEKNMKTVTEIYKEMCSGGIMPDENTYNILITGHSKARNMKEACYFHCEMVSKGFSLRATSYNAYIKGLVRKKKFTEARGLFKEMRSRGFVSDRDIYNIFIDINYNEQNVEMTLELCDEAMQKCFQESEL from the coding sequence ATGCTCTGCCGCGCCGCAGCTGAGAGCCAAAGGAGCATCTTCCCCATCGTATACCGCCGCCTGCTCTCCGGCCGACGTCACTCCCGACCCATAGATTCCCTCACCACTTCCATCCGCCCATTTCCAGAATACTCCCCCAAGAAGCCTTCCATCCACGACGCTGACCTCGTACGCAGCGTCGTCACCGCCCTCAAGCAGCGCCGGTTGGAGCCTGCAAGCGAAGTCCTAGGTCATTTCGCCACCGGTTTTCGCCCCGACCACCTCATCTGGTCCCTCCCGAACCTCCGCTCCGACCCCGACCTCGCCCTCGCGCTCCTCGACTGGTTCCGCTCCTGCAGGGGCCCCGTCCCAGCCGAGGCCCTTGCCATCGGTGCCCACCTCTCCGTTGTCTCAGCTGACCTCTCTGGCGCACGCCGTTTGCTCCGCGACGGCCTACTCTCCTATCGTAATTTTGTTGGTCGGGTGATCTACACCTACAAGTACTGGTCCTCCACCCCTGCCGTCTATGATTTGCTCTTCCGTGCCATCGTTGATATCAATAGGCTCGACGAGGCACGCGCCTTGTTCCGCCACTTGGTCACTTACGGAATCATCGTGTCCTCTGATTCTTGTAATGCGTTGCTTGCTCGTCTGACGCTTGACCATTTGCAGAGTACATTTGCCGAGTTTCAGGAACTTggtcttcgatgggacagtaaGTCTCATAACATCCTAATTCACAGTCTCTGCTGCGCTGGAAAGACTCAAGAAGCTCATGAAGTCCTCCTTGGGATGAAAGGCAATGCGGATGCTTCACCTGACGTCATAACCTTTAGCACCCTCATTCAAGGATATTGTAACGAAGGGGAGCTTCCTAGGGCCATGGAGTTGTTCGAAGAAATGAGCAACAAGGGCTTAGCTGCCAATGCCTTTACATATAACAGTATAATCACTCTCTTATGCAAGGATGGTAAGTTAGTAGATGCAGATAGGATGTTTGTGGAAATGTTGCACCGTGGCGTAGCTCCAGATCGTGCTATATATACTACTCTGATTAATGGCTACTCCAAAATCGGTAATCTGAATGCAGTGTATCGGCTTGTTGAAGAAATGAAGAAAAGCCAACTGGTTCCTGATGCAATGACTTATACTTCAGTGATATATGGACTCGCTAGGAGTGGAAAGATGGCAGAAGCAAATAAAATGTTGCAAGAGATGATTAACAGAGGGTGGAATCCTGATGAAGTTACTTACACTGCATTGATTGATGGCTACGGCAAGGAAGGAAAGATCAAAGATGCCTTTTATCTCCACAATGAGATGCTTCGGGCAGGTTATGTTCCAAATGTAGTCACATACACTGCATTGGCAGATGGCCTTTGTAAACACGGGGAGGTAGAGGCCGCCAATGAACTCTTGCATGAGGTGTCTGGAAAAGGACTAGAGCTCAATGAATTCACCTACAATTCATTGATATATGGCCTTTGTAAAGTTGGTAATATAGAACAGGCAGTGCAGATCATGGTGGACATGGAAGCGGCAGGACTTCGGCCAGATGCTTACCCTTATACCACTCTCATGGACGCTTATTGCAAATCAGGCAACATGGATCAGGCCCACAACCTTCTTAGAGAGATGCTGGACAGAGGTATTCAACCTACTATTGTTACTTTTAATGTTTTGATGAATGGCTTTTGTACTGCTGGGTTGTTGGAGGACGGGAGGAGACTTTTGGAATGGATGGTCAAAAAAAGTATAATGCCAAACACGACAACCTACAACTCTCTTATGAAGCAATATTCCATGGAGAAAAATATGAAGACTGTGACAGAAATCTACAAAGAAATGTGTTCTGGTGGAATAATGCCTGATGAGAACACGTACAATATTTTGATCACTGGACATTCGAAAGCTCGAAACATGAAGGAAGCTTGTTATTTCCATTGCGAAATGGTTAGCAAGGGATTCAGTCTCAGAGCTACTTCTTATAATGCATATATCAAAGGGCTTGTTAGGAAGAAAAAGTTCACGGAAGCTAGGGGATTATTCAAAGAGATGAGATCAAGAGGTTTTGTTTCTGACAGAGATATCTACAATATTTTCATTGATATTAATTACAATGAACAAAATGTGGAGATGACACTTGAACTTTGTGATGAGGCAATGCAAAAATGCTTTCAGGAATCTGAGCTTTGA